One window of Pseudomonas sp. ML2-2023-3 genomic DNA carries:
- a CDS encoding CorA family divalent cation transporter — MFEDENAQWGLVHALVLDGEGGARPIARTELNDLQLQAHESIWLHWDRSHPQTQSWLRDSSGLSDFSCDLLLEENTRPRLVPVPNNELLLFMRGVNLNPGAEPEDMVSLRIFGSAQRVISLRMRPLRATDELLGEFSQGEGPKTPSELILYLAQHLTLKVQDLIGDLSEIVDDEEDKIDADERYTPDHNSILQVRRRAAALRRFLAPQRDIFGQLTRTKLPWFSADDADYWNELNNSLTRYLEELELTRERVGLVLESEDRRLNVRMSRIMYRFGVLTGIFLPITFITGLLGINVGGVPFSNDSYGFAVTCGVMLLIGVGQWCFYRRLQWL; from the coding sequence ATGTTCGAGGACGAAAACGCTCAATGGGGGCTGGTGCATGCACTGGTATTGGATGGGGAAGGTGGTGCGCGTCCGATCGCACGTACCGAGCTGAACGATCTGCAGTTGCAGGCCCACGAAAGCATCTGGTTGCACTGGGATCGCAGTCATCCGCAGACCCAGAGCTGGTTGCGTGACTCGAGTGGTTTAAGTGATTTCAGCTGTGACTTGCTGCTTGAGGAAAACACCCGTCCGCGTTTAGTGCCTGTCCCCAACAATGAGCTGCTGCTGTTTATGCGCGGGGTCAACCTGAATCCGGGTGCAGAGCCTGAAGACATGGTTTCGCTGCGTATCTTTGGCAGCGCGCAGCGAGTGATCTCGCTGCGCATGCGTCCACTTCGGGCCACTGATGAACTGCTCGGTGAATTCTCCCAGGGCGAAGGTCCGAAAACCCCCTCTGAACTGATTCTTTATCTGGCACAGCACCTGACGTTGAAGGTGCAGGATTTGATCGGAGATCTGTCAGAAATCGTCGATGACGAAGAAGATAAGATAGATGCCGACGAACGGTATACCCCTGACCACAACTCCATTTTGCAGGTTCGACGACGGGCTGCCGCCTTGCGTCGTTTTCTGGCCCCGCAGCGGGATATTTTCGGTCAGCTCACGCGTACCAAATTACCGTGGTTCAGCGCCGATGATGCCGACTACTGGAACGAGCTGAACAACAGCCTGACCCGTTATCTGGAGGAGCTTGAACTGACCCGCGAGCGCGTGGGGCTGGTGCTTGAGTCCGAAGACCGACGTTTGAACGTGCGCATGAGCCGCATCATGTATCGCTTCGGCGTACTCACCGGGATCTTTCTGCCGATCACGTTTATTACCGGTTTACTGGGGATCAATGTGGGGGGCGTTCCGTTCTCCAATGACTCTTATGGGTTTGCTGTGACGTGCGGTGTGATGCTGCTCATCGGGGTGGGGCAGTGGTGTTTTTATCGCCGACTGCAGTGGCTTTGA
- a CDS encoding mechanosensitive ion channel family protein, with amino-acid sequence MELNVWTQSLVAAMTALWTKIANFIPNLFGALVVVLLGFVVAKLLDALLSKLLAKLGLDRLMGGTGLTKILARVGIQVPISTLIGKIVYWFVLLVFLVSAAQSLGLDRVSSALDLLTVYLPKVFGALLVLLAGVLLAQVLNGLVRGAAESVGFDYASGLGRVTQGLVIIISISVAISQLEVKTDLLNHVIVIVLITVGLAIALAMGLGSREIAGQILAGIYVRELYQVGQEVRVGEVEGQIEEIGTVKTTLLTDEGELVSISNRILLEQHVTSR; translated from the coding sequence ATGGAATTGAATGTCTGGACCCAGAGCCTGGTCGCGGCAATGACTGCCTTGTGGACTAAGATTGCGAACTTCATTCCCAACCTCTTCGGGGCGTTGGTGGTAGTACTGCTGGGCTTCGTGGTTGCAAAACTGCTCGATGCCCTGCTGTCCAAGCTGCTTGCCAAATTGGGCCTTGATCGCCTGATGGGTGGCACGGGCCTGACCAAAATATTGGCACGGGTCGGGATTCAAGTGCCGATCTCGACGCTGATCGGCAAGATCGTGTACTGGTTTGTGCTGCTGGTGTTCCTGGTTTCGGCGGCTCAGTCGCTGGGTCTTGATCGCGTTTCATCTGCGCTTGACCTGCTGACAGTGTATTTGCCCAAGGTGTTTGGTGCGTTGCTGGTCCTGTTGGCCGGCGTGCTGCTGGCACAGGTACTTAACGGCCTGGTTCGTGGCGCTGCCGAAAGTGTCGGTTTTGATTACGCCAGCGGGCTGGGCCGGGTGACTCAAGGCCTGGTCATTATCATCAGTATTTCGGTTGCCATCAGCCAGCTGGAGGTCAAAACCGACCTCCTGAACCATGTGATTGTGATTGTGTTGATTACCGTTGGTCTGGCCATTGCCTTGGCAATGGGGCTGGGCAGTCGGGAAATCGCGGGGCAGATACTTGCCGGCATCTATGTGCGTGAGCTGTATCAAGTTGGGCAGGAAGTCCGTGTGGGCGAGGTTGAAGGGCAGATCGAAGAGATTGGCACGGTTAAAACCACGTTGCTGACCGATGAGGGTGAGCTAGTCTCCATCTCGAATCGGATCTTGTTGGAGCAGCACGTAACCAGTCGCTGA
- the sigX gene encoding RNA polymerase sigma factor SigX yields the protein MNKAQSLSMRYDPRELSDEELVARSHDELFHVTRAYEELMRRYQRTLFNVCSRYLGNDRDADDVCQEVMLKVLYGLKNFEGKSKFKTWLYSITYNECITQYRKERRKRRLMDALSIDPLEEASEEKAPKPEEKGGLDRWLVHVNPIDREILVLRFVAELEFQEIADIMHMGLSATKMRYKRALDKLREKFAGIAET from the coding sequence TTGAATAAAGCCCAATCGCTATCCATGCGCTACGACCCCCGCGAGCTCTCTGATGAGGAGCTGGTGGCGCGCTCGCATGATGAGTTGTTTCACGTGACGCGTGCTTATGAAGAGCTGATGCGGCGCTATCAACGTACTTTGTTCAACGTTTGTTCAAGGTATTTAGGGAACGATAGGGACGCTGATGATGTCTGTCAGGAAGTCATGCTGAAAGTGCTGTACGGTTTGAAGAATTTTGAAGGGAAGTCGAAATTCAAGACATGGCTATATAGCATCACTTACAACGAATGCATTACACAGTATCGAAAGGAACGGCGAAAGCGTCGCTTGATGGACGCATTAAGTATTGACCCCCTCGAGGAAGCGTCCGAAGAAAAGGCGCCGAAACCTGAGGAAAAGGGCGGACTTGATCGCTGGCTGGTGCATGTAAACCCGATTGATCGGGAAATTCTCGTGCTGCGTTTTGTCGCAGAACTGGAATTTCAGGAAATCGCGGACATAATGCATATGGGTTTGAGTGCGACAAAGATGCGTTACAAGCGCGCTCTAGATAAATTGCGTGAGAAATTTGCAGGTATTGCTGAAACTTAG
- a CDS encoding OmpA family protein, which translates to MKLKNTLGIAIGSFVAATSFGALAQGQGAVEGELFYKKQYNDSVKHVEDGYNPGASIGYFLTDDVSLNLTYDKTNHTRSNDGTGNQKIKGDNFGLNAQYHFGTVGDALRPYVSGGVAHKSMTNVIADGHSGRDQSTFLTAGAGVKWYITDNLFARAGVEADYKLDNGKWDYAPTVGLGVNFGGNGGKVAPAPVPAPAPIAEPEPEAPIAEVVRVELDVKFDFDKSNVKPQYAADINNVADFMKQYPATTTTVAGYTDSVGTDAYNQKLSQRRADAVRAALVNQGVAANRVDAVGHGKANPVASNATAEGRELNRRVEATVQAEAK; encoded by the coding sequence ATGAAACTGAAAAACACCTTGGGCATTGCCATTGGTTCCTTTGTAGCCGCAACTTCGTTCGGTGCCCTGGCACAAGGCCAAGGCGCGGTCGAGGGTGAACTGTTCTACAAAAAACAGTACAACGACAGCGTCAAGCACGTAGAAGACGGCTACAACCCAGGCGCATCGATCGGTTACTTCCTGACCGACGACGTTTCGTTGAACCTGACCTACGACAAAACCAACCACACCCGTTCGAATGACGGCACTGGCAACCAGAAAATCAAAGGCGACAACTTTGGTCTGAACGCTCAGTACCACTTCGGCACCGTAGGCGACGCTCTGCGTCCATACGTTTCCGGCGGTGTTGCTCACAAGAGCATGACCAACGTGATCGCAGACGGCCACAGCGGTCGTGACCAGTCGACTTTCCTGACTGCAGGCGCTGGTGTTAAGTGGTACATCACTGACAACCTGTTCGCCCGTGCTGGCGTTGAAGCTGACTACAAACTGGACAACGGCAAGTGGGACTACGCTCCTACCGTTGGTCTGGGTGTGAACTTCGGCGGCAACGGCGGTAAAGTCGCTCCTGCTCCAGTTCCAGCTCCAGCACCAATCGCTGAGCCAGAACCAGAAGCTCCAATCGCTGAAGTTGTTCGCGTTGAACTTGACGTGAAATTCGACTTCGACAAATCCAACGTTAAGCCGCAGTACGCAGCTGATATCAACAACGTTGCTGATTTCATGAAGCAGTACCCAGCTACTACCACCACTGTTGCTGGTTACACTGACAGCGTTGGTACCGATGCCTACAACCAGAAACTGTCGCAGCGTCGTGCTGACGCCGTTCGTGCAGCCCTGGTTAACCAAGGTGTTGCAGCTAACCGTGTAGACGCTGTCGGTCACGGTAAAGCCAACCCAGTTGCAAGCAACGCAACTGCAGAAGGCCGTGAACTGAACCGTCGCGTAGAAGCGACCGTTCAAGCAGAAGCTAAGTAA
- a CDS encoding quinone-dependent dihydroorotate dehydrogenase, whose translation MYNLARQLLFKLSPETSHDLSLDLIGAGGRLGLNGLLCKAPARLPVKVMGLDFPNPVGLAAGLDKNGAAIDGFAQLGFGFVEIGTVTPRPQPGNPKPRIFRLPEAQAIINRMGFNNLGVDHLLTRVQAAKYTGILGINIGKNFDTPVERAVDDYLICLDKVYAHASYVTVNVSSPNTPGLRSLQFGDSLKQLLEALQVRQNELTQRHGKRVPLAIKIAPDMTDEETVLVAQALLETGMDAVIATNTTLSRVGVEGMEHGDEAGGLSGAPVRDKSTHTVKVLAGELAGRMPIIAAGGITEGKYAAEKIAAGASLVQIYSGFIYKGPALIRESVDAISALARS comes from the coding sequence ATGTATAACCTGGCCCGCCAGTTGCTCTTCAAACTCTCCCCTGAAACCTCTCACGATTTGTCCCTGGACTTGATCGGTGCGGGCGGCCGTCTTGGGCTCAACGGTTTGTTGTGCAAGGCGCCGGCAAGGCTGCCAGTGAAGGTCATGGGGCTCGATTTTCCGAACCCGGTCGGGCTGGCCGCAGGTCTGGACAAAAACGGTGCAGCCATTGATGGTTTTGCACAGTTGGGTTTTGGATTTGTCGAGATCGGCACGGTGACGCCGCGCCCTCAGCCAGGCAATCCCAAGCCACGCATTTTCCGACTGCCTGAAGCGCAGGCAATCATCAACCGCATGGGGTTTAACAACCTTGGGGTTGATCATTTGCTGACGCGGGTTCAGGCGGCCAAGTACACCGGTATTCTGGGGATCAACATTGGCAAGAACTTCGACACGCCGGTAGAGCGCGCGGTCGATGACTACCTGATCTGCCTGGATAAGGTGTATGCCCACGCCAGTTATGTCACCGTAAACGTGAGTTCGCCCAATACTCCAGGCCTGCGCAGCCTGCAATTTGGCGATTCGCTTAAGCAGTTGCTTGAAGCCCTACAAGTGCGTCAGAACGAACTGACACAGCGTCACGGTAAGCGCGTACCGCTGGCAATCAAGATCGCACCTGACATGACCGACGAAGAAACCGTGCTCGTGGCTCAGGCGCTGCTTGAGACGGGTATGGACGCGGTCATTGCGACCAACACTACCCTGAGTCGCGTAGGTGTTGAGGGCATGGAACATGGCGACGAGGCTGGCGGCCTGTCGGGCGCGCCGGTGCGTGACAAGAGCACCCATACGGTCAAGGTGCTGGCAGGAGAGCTGGCAGGTCGTATGCCGATCATTGCGGCGGGCGGAATCACCGAAGGCAAGTACGCGGCTGAGAAAATCGCTGCGGGTGCGAGCCTGGTGCAGATTTACTCGGGTTTCATCTACAAGGGCCCGGCCCTGATTCGCGAATCCGTCGATGCCATTTCCGCCTTGGCGCGGTCATAA
- the rmf gene encoding ribosome modulation factor: MRRLKRDPLEKAFLRGYQYGVNGKSRELCPFTLPSVRQAWINGWREGRGDNWDGMTGTAGIHRLNELHAVG, from the coding sequence ATGAGAAGACTTAAGCGTGATCCGTTGGAAAAAGCTTTCTTACGCGGATATCAATACGGTGTTAATGGAAAATCCCGCGAGCTTTGCCCTTTTACTCTACCGTCGGTACGCCAAGCCTGGATTAACGGCTGGCGCGAAGGACGCGGCGACAACTGGGACGGTATGACTGGCACTGCGGGCATCCACAGACTCAACGAACTTCACGCCGTCGGCTAA
- the rlmKL gene encoding bifunctional 23S rRNA (guanine(2069)-N(7))-methyltransferase RlmK/23S rRNA (guanine(2445)-N(2))-methyltransferase RlmL, with translation MSDRYELFLTCPKGLEGLLLEEATGLGLEEAREHTSAIRGMADMETAYRLCLWSRLANRVLLVLKRFPMKDAEDLYHGVLDIDWHDHMVPDGTLAVEFSGHGSGIDNTHFGALKVKDAIVDKLRTPSGERPSIDKISPDIRIHLRLDRGEAILSLDLSGHSLHQRGYRLQQGAAPLKENLAAAILIRSGWPRMAAEGAALADPMCGVGTFLVEGAMIAADMAPNLNRIHWGFDAWLGHVPAIWKKLHQEATERAEVGMAKPPLWIRGYEADPRLIQPARNNIERAGLSHWIKIYQGEVATFEPRPDQNQKGLVICNPPYGERLGDEASLLYLYQNLGERLRQACLNWEAAVFTGAPDLGKRMGIRSHKQYSFWNGALPCKLLLIKVVPDQFVTGERRTPEQRQIDREQAESDLPSNIEAPGKYEKFNKNGNPIKPVPVVIEQPRLSEGGQMFANRLQKNLKALSKWVKREGIDCYRVYDADMPEYAMAIDLYHDWVHVQEYVAPKSIDPEKASARMFDALAAIPQALNIDKSRVIVKRRERQSGTKQYERQSAQGKFTEVNEGGVKLLVNLTDYLDTGLFLDHRPMRMRIQKEAAGKRFLNLYCYTATASVHAAKGGARSTTSVDLSKTYLDWARRNLSLNGFSDKNRLEQGDVMVWLDACREEYDLIFIDPPTFSNSKRMEGIFDVQRDHVQLLDLAMARLAPGGVLYFSNNFRKFILDENLEARYAVEEITASTIDPDFARNSKIHRAWKIMAR, from the coding sequence ATGTCGGATCGTTACGAACTCTTCCTTACCTGCCCTAAAGGCCTTGAAGGCCTTCTCCTCGAAGAGGCCACCGGCCTTGGCCTTGAGGAAGCTCGCGAGCACACCTCGGCCATTCGTGGCATGGCAGATATGGAAACTGCCTACCGTTTGTGTCTATGGTCGCGCCTTGCCAACCGTGTGTTGCTGGTGCTCAAGCGTTTTCCGATGAAAGATGCGGAAGATCTGTACCACGGCGTTCTGGACATTGACTGGCATGACCACATGGTCCCGGATGGCACGCTGGCTGTTGAATTCAGCGGTCATGGTTCGGGTATCGACAACACGCACTTTGGTGCGTTGAAAGTAAAAGACGCAATCGTCGACAAGTTGCGTACGCCGTCTGGCGAGCGTCCGTCCATCGACAAGATCAGCCCGGACATTCGTATCCACCTGCGACTGGATCGCGGCGAAGCCATTCTGTCCCTGGACCTGTCAGGTCACAGCTTGCACCAGCGTGGCTACCGTCTGCAGCAAGGTGCTGCACCGCTGAAGGAAAACCTCGCGGCTGCCATCCTGATTCGTTCGGGCTGGCCACGTATGGCAGCCGAAGGCGCTGCCTTGGCTGACCCGATGTGTGGTGTGGGTACGTTCCTGGTTGAAGGCGCAATGATTGCTGCCGACATGGCGCCTAACCTGAACCGCATTCACTGGGGGTTTGATGCCTGGCTGGGCCACGTGCCGGCTATCTGGAAAAAACTTCATCAGGAAGCCACTGAGCGTGCAGAAGTCGGCATGGCCAAGCCGCCTCTGTGGATTCGTGGTTATGAAGCCGACCCGCGCCTGATTCAGCCTGCGCGCAATAACATCGAGCGCGCCGGTCTGAGCCACTGGATCAAGATTTACCAGGGCGAGGTTGCGACCTTCGAACCGCGTCCGGACCAGAACCAGAAAGGCCTGGTGATCTGCAACCCTCCGTACGGCGAGCGTCTGGGCGACGAGGCGAGCTTGCTCTATCTCTACCAGAACCTCGGCGAGCGTCTGCGTCAGGCTTGCTTGAACTGGGAGGCCGCGGTGTTTACCGGCGCTCCGGATCTGGGCAAGCGCATGGGGATTCGCAGCCACAAGCAGTACTCGTTCTGGAACGGCGCGTTGCCGTGCAAGCTGCTGTTGATCAAGGTTGTGCCGGATCAGTTTGTGACGGGTGAGCGACGTACGCCTGAGCAGCGTCAGATTGATCGCGAGCAGGCTGAGTCCGATCTGCCGTCGAACATCGAAGCGCCAGGTAAATACGAGAAGTTCAACAAGAACGGCAACCCGATCAAGCCAGTGCCGGTGGTGATCGAACAGCCGCGCTTGAGCGAGGGCGGGCAGATGTTTGCCAACCGCCTGCAAAAAAATCTCAAAGCGCTGAGCAAGTGGGTCAAGCGTGAAGGGATCGATTGCTATCGAGTCTACGACGCCGATATGCCGGAATATGCGATGGCGATCGACCTGTACCACGACTGGGTTCACGTTCAGGAGTATGTGGCACCGAAATCCATTGATCCGGAAAAAGCTTCGGCGCGCATGTTCGATGCCTTGGCAGCCATTCCCCAGGCGCTGAACATCGACAAGAGTCGTGTGATCGTCAAGCGTCGTGAGCGCCAGAGCGGCACCAAGCAGTACGAGCGTCAAAGTGCCCAGGGCAAGTTCACCGAGGTCAATGAAGGCGGTGTGAAGCTGCTGGTGAACCTCACGGACTATCTGGATACCGGTCTGTTCCTGGATCACCGCCCAATGCGCATGCGCATTCAGAAAGAGGCTGCAGGCAAGCGCTTCCTCAATCTGTACTGCTACACCGCGACCGCCAGCGTCCATGCTGCCAAGGGCGGTGCTCGCAGCACCACCAGCGTCGACTTGTCCAAGACTTATCTGGACTGGGCGCGCCGTAACCTGTCTCTGAACGGTTTTTCGGACAAAAACCGCCTGGAGCAGGGCGATGTGATGGTGTGGCTGGATGCCTGTCGTGAAGAGTACGACCTGATCTTTATTGATCCGCCGACCTTCTCCAACTCCAAGCGCATGGAAGGGATCTTCGATGTGCAGCGCGATCACGTGCAGTTGCTGGATCTGGCCATGGCGCGTCTGGCGCCGGGTGGGGTGCTGTATTTCTCGAACAACTTCCGCAAATTCATCCTCGATGAAAATCTGGAAGCGCGTTATGCCGTGGAAGAAATAACCGCCAGCACCATTGATCCGGACTTTGCCCGCAACAGCAAAATTCACCGTGCCTGGAAAATCATGGCCCGGTAA